In a genomic window of Pieris brassicae chromosome 7, ilPieBrab1.1, whole genome shotgun sequence:
- the LOC123712627 gene encoding leucine--tRNA ligase, cytoplasmic-like isoform X1, with product MLEKKAGDIDIVAMKASNYLMEAAHSFRIYLKNHCAVRKPKKGEAPKPERKPNKAVIWVAKEYPKWQHIILSTLKELNGPSGLPDNKVLSTKLSAINDLKKYMKRVMPFVQATRDNLQKIGPEALSVALPFDEAQLLEDNKQYLLNTLGLDAIEVKHTYSPDTPEKTIEDCAPGSPHVNFIAVPGLTVTFTNPTPMSGLFTISVTLVDGDTVEKIKAKIAKEIKAIKDINALKLW from the exons ATG CTAGAAAAAAAAGCGGGTGACATTGATATAGTGGCAATGAAAGCCAGTAACTATTTAATGGAGGCCGCCCATTCTTTCCGTATCTACCTCAAGAATCACTGCGCAGTCCGAAagcctaaaaaaggcgaagcGCCCAAACCGGAGCGGAAGCCGAATAAGGCGGTGATATGGGTCGCTAAGGAGTACCCGAAGTGGCAACATATCATTTTGAGTACTCTCAAGGAGTTAAATGGG CCTTCAGGTCTCCCCGATAACAAAGTATTATCAACAAAACTTTCTGCTATAAacgatcttaaaaaatatatgaaaagagtGATGCCATTCGTTCAAGCCACAAGAGATAATCTACAAAAGATTGGTCCCGAAGCCCTCTCTGTTGCCTTGCCCTTTGATGAGGCCCAACTGCTTGaagataacaaacaatatctgCTGAATACTTTGGGT CTTGACGCAATCGAAGtcaaacatacatacagtcCTGATACTCCAGAAAAAACGATAGAAGACTGTGCGCCTGGTAGTCCACATGTCAACTTTATTGCGGTACCTGGACTTACAGTGACCTTCACCAACCCCACACCGATGAGTGGATTGTTTACCATTTCTGTGACCCTGGTAGATGGGGATACGGTTGAGAAGATTAAAGCCAAGATCGCTAAAGAGATTAAGGCTATTAaag aCATAAATGCTCTAAAGCTGTGGTGA